Proteins encoded within one genomic window of Anopheles gambiae chromosome 3, idAnoGambNW_F1_1, whole genome shotgun sequence:
- the LOC1280978 gene encoding possible lysine-specific histone demethylase 1 translates to MKGSAATAGQPRDDTAAPTMEPVETVTLISDDSDVEMTDISVKRPSKSESDEGRRTSRRKKVKVGYGDNGAKTNTSTARPGSACERGDGVITPDRKAETTTKADAPPTPKSKKREVEEKSATGPDPNPYQELMTGLEGAAFQSRLPVDKMTASEAVCFPHIIKHGLVAQRVFLNVRNRILQMWIEEPTVQLTVENALKKMESPFDSDPSLVRSVHAFLERHGFINFGIFKRLIPLPVKKHAKVIVIGAGISGLAAAQQLQQFGFDVIVLEARDRVGGRIATFRKNAYTADLGAMVVTGTWGNPLTILSKQTGMEMCPIKSVCPLYGAGGKPVPKHKDDMVEREFNRLLEATSYLSHQLDFNYAGNHPVSLGQALEWIIKLQEKHVKEKQVQHLGGIIGCQQKLLANQQQLVETLARIRDLKAKQQHLIDTKPPKPPPPAKEGGSGGGGGGGTAGQDTSGGDSAGTKYFEHEFQLRVMAREEQLAWKEVERLQAYQTELEAKVRELENEQVSEVYLSSKDRQILDWHFANLEFANATPLSNLSLKHWDQDDDFEFIGSHTTVKNGYSCVPIALTENLDVRVNTAVTCIRYRPGGVEVTADLKSNNSTVCYRADLVLCTLTLGILKLAIAKESKQLNTVRFDPELPEWKQLAIRRLGFGNLNKVVLCFDRIFWDPNTNLFGHVGSTTASRGELFLFWNISQSPVLLALVAGQSAAIMENVSDDVIVGRCIAVLKGIFGNSAVPQPKETVVTRWRADPWARGSYSFVSVGASGSDYDLLAAPVTPKAPEGAKPPPPPQKPPTAPQQQQQQQRHDKNGDKKDNEENDDEDSNPIDIPRLFFAGEHTIRNYPATVHGALLSGLREAGRIADYYLGFPNCYPEAPKDESAKK, encoded by the exons ATGAAAGGATCGGCGGCAACTGCAGGGCAACCGCGGGACGACACCGCCGCACCGACGATGGAACCGGTCGAAACGGTGACGCTTATCAGCGACGACTCGGACGTGGAGATGACCGACATCTCCGTGAAGCGTCCGAGCAAATCCGAATCGGACGAGGGGCGTCGAACGAGCCGGCGCAAGAAGGTAAAGGTGGGCTACGGTGACAATGGTGCGAAAACGAACACGTCCACCGCCCGACCCGGCAGTGCCTGTGAGCGTGGGGACGGGGTCATCACGCCCGACCGGAAAGCGGAAACAACTACCAAAGCGGACGCACCGCCGACGCCGAAATCGAAAAAACGTGAGGTGGAAGAAAAGTCCGCCACCGGTCCGGACCCGAACCCGTACCAGGAATTGATGACGGGGCTGGAGGGTGCAGCATTTCAGTCGCGTCTCCCAGTCGACAAGATGACCGCCTCGGAAGCCGTCTGCTTTCCGCACATCATCAAGCACGGGCTGGTGGCGCAGCGCGTGTTCCTGAACGTGCGCAACCGCATCCTGCAGATGTGGATCGAGGAACCGACGGTACAGCTGACGGTGGAGAATGCACTGAAGAAGATGGAATCAccgttcgacagcgatccgTCGCTCGTCCGAAGCGTGCACGCATTCCTGGAGCGGCACGGGTTCATTAACTTTGGAATCTTTAAGCGCTTGATTCCACTGCCGGTGAAGAAGCACGCCAAGGTGATTGTTATCGGCGCGGGAATCTCGGGACTGGCCGCGgcccagcagctgcagcagttcGGGTTCGATGTGATCGTGCTGGAGGCGCGGGATCGTGTCGGCGGTCGGATTGCAACGTTCCGCAAGAACGCCTACACGGCGGATCTGGGCGCGATGGTGGTGACCGGCACCTGGGGCAACCCGCTGACGATACTGAGCAAGCAGACGGGCATGGAGATGTGCCCGATCAAGAGCGTCTGTCCGCTGTACGGGGCCGGCGGCAAACCGGTACCGAAGCACAAGGACGACATGGTGGAGCGGGAGTTTAACCGGCTGCTCGAGGCGACGAGCTATCTTTCCCACCAGCTGGACTTTAACTACGCCGGCAATCATCCCGTTTCGCTCGGGCAGGCGCTCGAGTGGATCATTAAGCTGCAGGAAAAGCACGTGAAGGAGAAGCAGGTGCAGCATCTGGGCGGCATTATCGGCTGCCAGCAGAAGCTGCTGGCGAATCAGCAACAGCTGGTGGAAACGCTCGCCCGGATACGAGACCTGAAggcgaagcagcagcatctgaTCGACACTAAGCCAccgaaaccaccaccaccggcgaaggagggtggtagtggtggtggtggcggtggtgggaCAGCGGGGCAGGACACATCAGGAG GTGACAGTGCGGGGACAAAGTACTTCGAGCACGAGTTTCAGCTCCGCGTGATGGCACGCGAGGAGCAGCTGGCCTGGAAGGAGGTGGAACGATTGCAAGCCTACCAGACCGAGCTGGAAGCGAAGGTGCGCGAGCTGGAGAACGAGCAAGTGTCGGAGGTGTATCTCTCCTCGAAGGATCGCCAGATACTGGACTGGCACTTTGCGAACCTGGAGTTTGCGAACGCGACCCCGCTCAGCAATCTGTCCCTCAAGCACTGGGATCAGGACGATGATTTCGAGTTCATCGGCAGCCACACGACGGTTAAGAATGGGTACTCGTGCGTACCAATCGCGCTCACCGAAAATCTGGACGTGCGGGTGAACACGGCCGTCACCTGCATCCGGTACCGGCCGGGAGGCGTCGAGGTGACGGCCGACTTGAAGTCCAACAACTCGACCGTGTGCTATCGGGCCGATCTGGTGCTGTGCACGCTTACCCTCGGCATACTGAAGCTTGCCATCGCGAAGGAATCAAAGCAGCTCAACACGGTCCGGTTCGATCCGGAGCTGCCGGAGTGGAAACAGCTGGCCATCCGGCGGCTCGGCTTTGGCAACCTGAACAAGGTGGTGCTGTGCTTCGACCGCATCTTCTGGGACCCGAACACGAACCTGTTCGGGCACGTCGGTAGCACCACGGCCAGCCGCGGCGAGCTGTTCCTGTTCTGGAACATCTCCCAGTCGCCGGTGCTGCTAGCTCTAGTCGCGGGTCAATCGGCCGCCATCATGGAAAACGTATCGGACGACGTGATCGTGGGCCGCTGCATCGCCGTGCTGAAAGGCATCTTCGGCAATTCGGCCGTCCCGCAGCCGAAGGAAACGGTCGTCACGCGGTGGCGGGCGGATCCGTGGGCCCGCGGGTCGTACAGCTTCGTGTCGGTCGGTGCGTCGGGCAGTGATTACGATCTGCTGGCCGCGCCAGTTACACCGAAAGCGCCCGAAGgtgcaaaaccaccaccaccaccacaaaagCCTCCAACTGcgcctcagcagcagcagcagcagcaacgccaTGACAAAAACGGTGACAAGAAAGACAACGAGGAGAACGATGACGAGGACAGCAATCCGATCGACATTCCGCGGCTCTTCTTTGCCGGTGAGCATACGATCCGCAACTATCCGGCCACGGTGCACGGTGCCCTGCTCAGCGGGCTGAGAGAGGCGGGCCGGATCGCCGACTACTATCTCGGCTTTCCCAACTGCTATCCGGAGGCGCCCAAGGACGAAAGCGCAAAGAAGTGA
- the LOC5667971 gene encoding titin, whose translation MPTSLTERTRFLCTMGNPDEEKLPSAPSPSSGDLPDGLVLVSSGSEAQDAEDEDHEEGEIQDEDEDEQEQQQELEDISSEEESTIRERMAALEAMDKKLGMMKKKIANRSIYEGYLDEEDVMNGKENYCYYYPQHQQSSYRTQKTYKSSAPVGREDSRHGTSKREKRTSGTKRHAEKPPKEKPVKRSSHRHRKRRKYASRSTSPAQRRPVSTDSEPETTAVDREYLKIACGIGNSKSGRLPGGRNPLKKKLLLQAAQKRKSATAGKRTPVAIVSLDSSSSEHDMELEDDEGDGEEEEEEEEELKLRLLALSTKPVVREAGLSDIISELQIPSPPPPPAIQLQTEPAADDQSAEELRLIALKTAILKKHATRCKRRELDNEQPYSPSDDIVLSPVREMPPPYDPSGVYSDGRDSVELLDDDTDDVQIVEPQYEHIDLVDSDDNGNDMEISPLASPLGGTDRAEQDMEEDSQQPIDMELASSSENSRSGRPSPIGDGRRSGMDQKLLLLHTAAADSCDSALFHRRGDLVPESPPVTPDSMEEAEAEALRHLLLTKMRQKQSKKQEQEVVVRDEMAVPTVRDDAQETVPTEASSPEVPLQREPEVEEEEEEEEIHSAPKTQQDPGRPNLITLVDQKQPVRKRRKKSLATASATDVPAAPVTPVSPSPTLSELPPKPAKAAPALVQTQKLVNNPNKLINLNRSAAPSPPMLPATAPLRTESPKELTTVDMFVSRPVPKLVIQLGHSDSDSDVDFGGVTPESGGAVNGTAMPPTARFEEQLDKFLKSVRSKSTTAGTNEAGEEELPHSERAGANSGKSIHSIRQQQASKQAAKKQPTSSSTMATPTAVKHLSKSAQLEYMKLVARMAQLERDKLARQQTQATVRRTSDNGSSTSNAVPRDNSVPKVVVVAASEEPVSSKSAAEQRTEPKSGKSPGRRKQSHSGSTPTKVADTQEPVLDPIERKLQQIRASLPNLTEASRNRLLLTAETQLENHSDSFLSDLEQHNATIIEAQQARRELYHLESRIDLLREKLALLERVHERQRVRTRDTLANLHTTRKKILSGRKRSGELERMCIQIGRAVKGESYQMPVGANGCEVQQQMRILIAEMQQLKSIRKPTLEEFKEEMIANHKRRLANATEMNAYDNEQSEERQQVVPEEEQEEEEEDDEEETEEQQEEEVQSTPVDAEQKCASEMSEQKEELCEVDPQTVPNEEDAEGVQEPSEQLEQLDMQSIEAAKEADRSDSKPLEQLSVQPVAPAADDKDDHVTVLENSATVQAEPQSEVQMRQEEETVPSVPVPDQCQMDDTANETEELVVGEAYRIEKYTSPLMSLKQSAQNIPTDGILCPYELGGQCVDRDCKYEHFNQRAA comes from the exons ATGCCTACATCGTTGACCGAGCGCACGCGTTTCCTATGCACAATGGGCAATCCGGACGAGGAAAAGCTGCCATCGGCCCCGTCGCCCAGCAGCGGTGACCTTCCGGACGGGCTGGTGCTGGTGAGCAGCGGTAGCGAGGCACAGGACGCCGAGGACGAGGACCACGAGGAGGGCGAGATACAGGACGAAGATGAGgacgagcaggagcagcagcaggagctggAAGACATCAGCTCGGAGGAGGAATCGACCATCCGCGAGCGAATGGCGGCACTGGAAGCGATGGACAAGAAGCTTGgcatgatgaagaagaaaatcgCCAACCGCAGCATATACGAAG GCTACCTGGACGAGGAGGACGTAATGAATGGGAAGGAAAACTATTGCTATTACTACCCGCAACATCAGCAGTCTTCGTACCGCACCCAAAAAACGTACAAATCGAGCGCACCGGTCGGGCGGGAGGACAGTCGGCACGGTACGAGCAAGCGGGAGAAGCGTACCTCCGGCACGAAGCGGCACGCGGAGAAGCCACCCAAAGAGAAGCCCGTGAAACGGTCCTCCCATCGGCACCGCAAGCGCCGCAAGTATGCGTCCCGCTCGACCTCGCCCGCCCAGCGCCGCCCGGTGTCGACGGACTCGGAACCGGAGACGACGGCGGTCGATCGCGAGTACCTGAAGATTGCGTGCGGCATCGGCAACAGCAAGAGCGGGCGGCTGCCGGGCGGCAGAAATCCGCTGAAAAAGAAGCTGCTGCTTCAGGCGGCTCAAAAGCGAAAAAGTGCGACGGCAGGTAAGCGAACGCCGGTCGCGATTGTATCGCTGGACAGTTCCTCGAGCGAGCACGACATGGAGCTGGAGGATGACGAGGGCGAcggggaggaagaggaggaggaggaggaagagttGAAGCTGCGACTGCTGGCGCTGAGCACGAAACCGGTCGTACGGGAGGCAGGGCTGAGCGACATCATCTCCGAGCTGCAGATACcgtcgccaccgccgccgcccgctATACAGCTACAGACCGAGCCGGCGGCGGACGACCAGTCCGCGGAGGAGCTACGGTTGATTGCGCTCAAGACGGCGATACTGAAGAAGCACGCGACGCGATGCAAACGCCGCGAGCTGGACAACGAACAGCCGTACTCGCCGAGCGATGACATTGTGCTGTCGCCCGTCCGGGAGATGCCACCCCCGTACGACCCCAGCGGGGTGTACAGCGATGGGCGGGATTCGGTCGAGCTGCTCGATGACGACACGGACGACGTGCAGATCGTGGAGCCGCAGTACGAGCACATCGATCTGGTCGATTCGGACGACAATGGGAACGACATGGAGATTAGCCCGCTGGCCAGCCCGCTGGGCGGCACCGACCGGGCGGAACAGGATATGGAGGAAGATTCGCAGCAACCGATCGACATGGAGCTGGCAAGCAGTAGCGAAAACAGCAGAAGCGGTAGACCGTCCCCGATTGGGGACGGTCGTCGCAGCGGGATGGAtcagaagctgctgctgctgcacacggCGGCGGCTGATTCGTGCGATTCGGCACTGTTCCACCGGAGGGGCGATTTGGTGCCGGAAAGCCCACCCGTTACGCCCGATTCGATGGAGGAAGCGGAAGCGGAAGCGTTGCGACACTTGCTACTCACAAAGATGCGGCAAAAGCAGAGCAAAAAGCAGGAGCAGGAAGTCGTGGTACGGGACGAAATGGCGGTGCCAACCGTCCGGGACGATGCGCAGGAAACAGTTCCTACGGAAGCTTCATCTCCCGAAGTTCCTCTCCAACGAGAACCAGAAgtagaggaagaggaagaagaagaagagattcATTCCGCACCTAAGACCCAGCAAGACCCAGGACGCCCCAATTTAATCACGCTCGTCGATCAAAAACAACCCGTACGAAAGCGTAGGAAAAAATCACTCGCCACTGCCAGCGCCACGGATGTGCCGGCTGCTCCGGTGACTCCAGTAAGCCCATCACCCACACTATCCGAACTCCCACCCAAACCGGCTAAAGCAGCACCCGCGCTGGTGCAAACGCAAAAGCTGGTCAACAATCCGAACAAACTGATCAACCTGAACCGTTCGGCTGCACCTTCGCCTCCGATGCTGCCCGCCACGGCGCCACTGCGAACCGAATCGCCCAAAGAGCTGACGACGGTCGATATGTTCGTGTCACGGCCCGTCCCCAAGCTCGTCATCCAGCTGGGccattccgattccgactcggACGTTGATTTCGGCGGGGTGACTCCGGAGAGCGGTGGTGCTGTCAATGGAACCGCAATGCCACCAACGGCACGGTTCGAGGAACAGTTGGATAAGTTTTTGAAAAGTGTACGCAGCAAAAGCACAACTGCAGGGACCAACGAGGCGGGCGAGGAGGAATTGCCACATTCTGAGCGGGCGGGTGCGAACAGTGGGAAGAGTATACATTCcatccggcagcagcaggcgtCGAAGCAGGCAGCAAAGAAGCAACCAACGAGCAGCAGTACCATGGCAACGCCGACG GCTGTGAAACATCTTTCGAAATCGGCTCAGCTGGAGTACATGAAGCTGGTCGCCCGTATGGCACAGCTGGAACGGGACAAGCTTGCACGGCAACAAACGCAAGCGACAGTACGCCGTACCTCGGACAACggtagcagcaccagcaatgCCGTGCCGCGAGACAACTCAGTTCCTaaggtagtagtagtagcagctaGTGAAGAACCGGTTAGTAGTAAGTCTGCTGCAGAGCAGCGGACGGAACCAAAGTCAGGGAAAAGTCCGGGCCGGCGAAAACAATCGCACAGCGGCAGCACGCCCACAAAGGTTGCGGACACTCAGGAACCGGTGCTGGATCCGATCGAAAGGAAACTGCAGCAAATACGGGCCAGCCTGCCGAACCTTACGGAAGCGTCACGGAATCGATTGCTTCTCACCGCCGAGACGCAACTCGAGAATCACAG CGACAGCTTTCTGAGTGACCTAGAGCAGCACAACGCCACGATCATCGAGGCCCAGCAGGCCCGCCGGGAGCTGTACCATCTCGAGAGCCGGATCGATCTGCTGCGGGAAAAGCTGGCGCTGCTCGAGAGGGTGCACGAGCGGCAACGGGTCCGGACGCGCGACACGCTCGCCAACCTGCACACGACGCGCAAGAAGATCCTGTCCGGGCGGAAGCGCTCCGGCGAGCTGGAGCGCATGTGCATCCAGATCGGGCGAGCCGTCAAGGGGGAATCGTATCA GATGCCAGTGGGCGCGAATGGTTGCgaggtgcagcagcagatgcgCATCTTGATCGCGGAAATGCAGCAGCTGAAAAGCATCCGCAAGCCGACGCTGGAGGAATTTAAGGAAGAAATGATCGCCAACCACAAGCGGCGGTTGGCGAACGCGACCGAAATGAACGCGTATGACAATGAGCAGAGCGAAGAACGGCAGCAGGTGGTGCccgaggaggagcaggaagaggaggaggaggatgatgaGGAGGAGACGGAGGAGCAACAGGAAGAGGAGGTACAATCAACACCGGTGGATGCAGAGCAGAAATGTGCTTCCGAAATGAGTGAGCAAAAGGAGGAGCTGTGTGAAGTGGATCCGCAAACCGTTCCTAACGAGGAAGATGCAGAAGGTGTACAAGAACCTTCGGAACAGCTCGAGCAGCTTGATATGCAATCGATAGAGGCTGCCAAGGAGGCTGACAGGAGCGACAGTAAACCTTTAGAGCAATTGTCTGTACAACCCGTTGCACCGGCAGCGGATGACAAGGACGACCACGTGACGGTGCTGGAGAACAGTGCTACCGTACAAGCAGAGCCTCAGAGTGAGGTGCAGATGCGGCAGGAAGAAGAGACAGTGCCGTCGGTTCCAGTGCCGGACCAGTGCCAGATGGACGATACAGCGAACGAAACCGAAGAGCTCGTTGTTGGTGAAGCGTACCGAATTGAAAAGTATACGTCGCCGCTAATGTCCTTAAAGCAAAG TGCACAGAACATTCCCACCGACGGTATCCTTTGCCCGTACGAGCTCGGCGGTCAGTGCGTTGATCGGGACTGCAAGTACGAGCACTTTAATCAGCGGGCGGCCTAG